From the genome of Cognaticolwellia beringensis, one region includes:
- a CDS encoding isoamylase early set domain-containing protein: MLTKKFFKTKDETEVTFEFNRSDVTTAALVGDFNDWQAIEMKFNKNSKSFKTKVRLPKNGVFHFRYLLNDSEWENDDQADQYLANEFGSENSVVLTTP, translated from the coding sequence ATGCTAACTAAGAAGTTTTTTAAAACTAAAGATGAAACAGAAGTAACCTTTGAATTTAATAGAAGTGATGTAACCACAGCCGCATTGGTTGGTGATTTTAATGACTGGCAAGCTATTGAAATGAAGTTTAATAAAAACTCAAAGAGTTTTAAAACTAAGGTGAGATTGCCTAAAAACGGTGTTTTTCATTTTCGCTACCTATTAAATGATAGTGAGTGGGAAAACGACGACCAGGCTGATCAATACTTAGCTAATGAATTTGGCAGTGAAAATAGTGTGGTACTGACTACACCGTAA